One window from the genome of Opisthocomus hoazin isolate bOpiHoa1 chromosome 11, bOpiHoa1.hap1, whole genome shotgun sequence encodes:
- the HRH1 gene encoding histamine H1 receptor, with the protein MSKNTTENSTNPHSVLLGLSLGSISLVTIVMNILVLYAVKTEKKLQTVGNLYIVSLSIADLIVGAAVMPLNIVYLLSSSPVWTLGLPACLFWLSMDYVASTASIFNLFILCIDRYRSVQQPLKYLKYRTKMRASLTILAVWLLSFMWVIPILGWHVFANNGERKVKEKCETEFSEVTWFKVLTAIVNFYLPSTMMLWFYYKIFRAVRKHCQHRELIDGSYRSYSEKNTIHHSKTKDEQNICLQKQILDENIPPKEKQSSPQPKHMEKQLHFGNPDKSSKAFVSKSNSKVLKWSCFPLTTAQSEPGLDKAGKKCVDVAKEKENEEESCSQDSDLSEASDNQTFTEEVPCREHSSPNPQIACSPQEKSKNRDFRGLTYLRKTWQSLHTRSKRRSQGLHVNRERKAAKQLGVIMAAFMLCWIPYFVLFMVIAFHGHEQFSKLHMFTIWLGYVNSTLNPFLYPLCNQNFKKTFKKILHIR; encoded by the coding sequence ATgtcaaaaaacacaacagagaactCAACTAACCCTCACTCAGTTCTTCTAGGTCTGTCCCTGGGAAGCATTTCACTGGTAACTATTGTCATGAATATATTAGTACTATATGCTGTAAAAACTGAAAAGAAGCTGCAAACAGTTGGCAATTTATACATTGTCAGCCTCTCTATTGCAGATCTTATAGTTGGTGCAGCTGTTATGCCCCTGAATATTGTTTATCTCCTGTCCTCTAGTCCTGTGTGGACTCTAGGCTTACCAGCCTGTTTGTTCTGGCTGTCAATGGATTACGTGGCCAGCACTGCATCCATTTTCAATCTCTTCATATTGTGCATTGACCGTTATCGTTCAGTTCAGCAACCACTGAAATATCTCAAGTACAGAACAAAAATGAGAGCATCGCTAACAATTTTGGCGGTTTGGTTGCTGTCTTTCATGTGGGTCATTCCAATCCTAGGATGGCATGTTTTTGCTAATAATGGGGAAAGGAAAGTAAAGGAAAAGTGTGAAACTGAATTCTCTGAAGTCACCTGGTTTAAAGTATTGACAGCCATTGTCAATTTCTACCTACCCTCTACCATGATGTTATGGTTCTACTATAAAATATTCAGGGCTGTTCGAAAACACTGTCAACACCGAGAGCTCATCGATGGATCATATCGGTCTTACTCAGAAAAAAACACCATACATCATAGTAAGACGAAGGATGAGCAAAATATTTGCCTCCAAAAGCAAATCTTAGATGAGAACATCCCTCCCAAAGAGAAGCAAAGCTCCCCTCAGCCCAAACATATGGAGAAACAGCTTCATTTCGGTAATCCTGACAAGTCTTCAAAAGCATTCGTTAGCAAGAGTAATAGCAAAGTCCTTAAATGGAGCTGTTTTCCTCTCACCACTGCCCAGTCTGAGCCAGGCCTGGATAAAGCAGGAAAGAAGTGCGTGGATgtagcaaaagagaaagaaaatgaagaggagtCTTGCTCACAAGACAGTGACTTAAGTGAGGCATCAGACAACCAGACATTCACAGAGGAGGTACCCTGCAGAGAGCACTCCAGTCCTAATCCTCAAATAGCCTGCAGTCCTCAGGAAAAGAgcaagaacagggatttcagaggACTGACTTATCTGAGGAAAACCTGGCAAAGTCTGCATACCCGTTCCAAAAGGCGCAGTCAAGGACTGCATGTGaacagggagaggaaagcagCTAAGCAGTTAGGGGTCATAATGGCAGCCTTTATGTTGTGCTGGATTCCctattttgtattatttatggTAATAGCTTTCCATGGCCATGAACAATTTTCAAAATTACACATGTTCACTATATGGCTTGGCTATGTGAACTCCACCTTAAATCCATTCCTATATCCTCTTTGTAACCAGAATTTCAAGAAGACATTCAAAAAGATCCTTCACATTCGCTGA